A single region of the Amphiura filiformis chromosome 7, Afil_fr2py, whole genome shotgun sequence genome encodes:
- the LOC140157900 gene encoding uncharacterized protein: MKLLKSFSCTYCGINHYSFDKLKAHVNRHLRKYVRAQNHQKNVFCLKYFIHKGNLTKDTKKKPYQCEYCQRCFAYKCDLKIHIRFHTKEKPFQCEYCQRWFAQNSNLLVHIRITHTKEKPYQCEYCQKCFAVKQYLQKHKMTHTKEKPYHCEFCQRCFAHKSDLTKHIRIHTKEKPYQCEYCQRCFSIKSNLSVHIRTHTKEKPYRCEYCQKCFSSKYYLQTHKNTHTNTHIKERSYHCEYCPKGFANKSSLRIHRRIHTKEKPYQCEDCQKCFAYKNSLRNHVRTHNKEMQPYHTEEKQHHCDHCQKDFTQKGHLKSHIKRVHLKEKPYQCEYCQKCFSEKHHLETHVRTHTKEKPFQCEYCLKYFTHKWYLKSHVRIHTKEKPYQCEDCHKCFTYKNSLINHGRTHTKDKQPIHTEEKQHHCDYCQKVFTAKCNLKTHIKRIHTKEKQPYQCEYCQKYFPQKGNLEYHVRSHTKEKPYQCDFCFYFFASKGTLKIHLRIHTKEKPF, translated from the coding sequence ATGAAACTTTTGAAATCATTTTCTTGTACATATTGTGGAATCAACCACTATTCCTTCGACAAACTTAAGGCCCATGTTAACAGACATCTCAGGAAATATGTGCGGGctcaaaatcaccaaaaaaatgtgttttgcctgaaatattttattcataaaggTAACCTGACAAAAGACACTAAAAAgaagccatatcagtgtgaatattgtcagagaTGCTTTGCGTACAAATGTGACCTGAAAATACACATCAgatttcacaccaaagagaagccatttcagtgtgaatattgtcagagaTGGTTTGCACAAAACAGTAACCTGTTAGTACACATCAGAATTACTCATACTAAAGAAAAACCTTAccaatgtgaatattgtcagaaatgctttgccgTAAAGCAGTATCTCCAAAAGCACAAGatgactcacaccaaagagaaaccatatcactGTGAGTTTTGTCAGAGATGCTTTGCGCACAAAAGTGACCTGACaaaacacatcagaattcacaccaaagagaaaccatatcagtgtgaatattgtcagagaTGCTTTTCGATTAAGAGTAACCTGTCagtacacatcagaactcatactaaagagaaaccgtaccgatgtgaatattgtcagaaatgtttttcctCAAAGTATTATCTTCAAACTCACAAGAATACTCACACCAATACTCACATCAAAGAGAGATCATATCACTGTGAGTATTGCCCAAAAGGTTTCGCAAATAAGAGTAGCCTTAGAATACACAggagaattcacaccaaagagaaaccatatcagtgtgaggactgccagaaatgttttgcttACAAAAATAGCCTCAGAAACCATGTCAGAACTCACAACAAAGAGATGCAACCATATCACACCGAAGAGAAGCAACATCATTGTGATCATTGCCAGAAAGATTTTACACAAAAGGGTCACCTTAAAAGTCACATTAAAAGAGTTCATctcaaagagaaaccatatcagtgtgaatattgtcagaaatgtttctcTGAAAAACATCATCTTGAAACCCAtgtcagaactcacacaaaagagaaaccttttcagtgtgaatactgctTAAAGTATTTTACTCATAAATGGTATCTTAAAAGTCatgtcagaattcacaccaaagaaaaaccatatcagtgtgaggaCTGCCACAAATGCTTTACTTACAAAAATAGCCTCATAAACCATggcagaactcacaccaaagacaAACAACCAATTCACACCGAAGAGAAACAACATCACTGTGATTATTGCCAGAAAGTTTTTACAGCTAAGTGTAACCTTAAAACTCACATCaaaagaattcacaccaaagagaaacaaccatatcagtgtgaatattgtcagaaatattttcctcAAAAAGGTAATCTTGAATACCATGTTAGAAGTCATACGAAAGAAAAACCCTACCAGTGTGatttttgcttttattttttcGCAAGTAAAGGTACCCTTAAAATACAcctcagaattcacaccaaagagaaacctttttaG